From the Nerophis ophidion isolate RoL-2023_Sa linkage group LG18, RoL_Noph_v1.0, whole genome shotgun sequence genome, one window contains:
- the LOC133537086 gene encoding transcription regulator protein BACH1-like, protein MFLQGRCTSVFTFQSAVHSARLLHCLDEQRRRDILCDLTVVVEDRSFRAHSCVLASCSDYFQGCVAGDAKLSAVVALPLEVTVHGFEPLLQFAYTSTLLFTQENIQAVQSCAKFLGFRNLESACFDFLIPKFSEPKSQEGKQRVSCRKSQSDFAPLYPAGPTRGREDDFCLESCGPSIPSLPLELSASPVCPMLSLPDPDSADPHSQMCLAVEDVCSQNQLSLSDCGLPCQAMDPQDLMEPVVEDAVKSLSMNPDRGLVSCPLNSDACTHLLEGNQSDKDQGFPERSREEREVAEHLAKGFWSDLCQSQSQTLPSLDSVDQSNPDKASEFHWLKQLDLSSNPSDCPFLRELGTGDDPHSRTDTLSQSEKSPCVSSLHSGEESDVDTDGDTEANNRRAAEIQLPFPVEHISALSRSAFQQLLKHNHMTPEQLEFVHDIRRRCKNRAAAQRCRKRKMESIHQLDGEIKILKCEKEKLLQERADLEQNLEESRQSLCSLCKSLELTPDQDHLQVLAKLSAPDVPTWPQRAHDQK, encoded by the exons ATGTTCCTCCAAGGCCGGTGCACCTCGGTGTTCACCTTCCAGTCAGCCGTGCATAGCGCTCGCCTGTTGCACTGTCTGGACGAGCAGAGGAGGCGGGACATCCTGTGCGACCTGACCGTGGTGGTGGAGGACCGCAGCTTCCGGGCCCACTCGTGCGTCCTGGCGTCCTGCAGCGACTACTTCCAGGGCTGCGTGGCTGGCGACGCCAAGCTTAGTGCCGTGGTCGCCCTGCCTCTGGAG GTGACGGTGCATGGCTTCGAACCCCTGCTGCAGTTTGCCTACACGTCCACGTTGCTCTTCACCCAAGAAAACATCCAGGCTGTTCAAAGCTGCGCAAAATTTCTGGGATTTCGCAACCTGGAGTCGGCATGCTTCGATTTCCTCATCCCGAAGTTTTCCGAGCCGAAGTCGCAAGAGGGCAAACAGAGAGTCAGCTGTCGGAAGTCGCAATCCGACTTCGCACCTCTGTACCCCGCAGGTCCGACCCGTGGCAGAGAAGATGACTTCTGTTTGGAGTCCTGCGGCCCTTCGATTCCCTCCTTACCTCTGGAGTTGTCTGCTAGTCCTGTTTGTCCCATGTTGTCTTTGCCTGACCCGGACTCAGCAGATCCTCATTCTCAGATGTGTTTGGCCGTGGAAGACGTCTGCAGTCAAAACCAGTTAAGTCTGAGCGACTGCGGGTTGCCATGTCAGGCCATGGATCCTCAAGACCTGATGGAGCCAGTAGTTGAAGACGCCGTGAAAAGTCTCAGCATGAACCCGGACCGCGGCCTCGTTTCTTGTCCTCTCAACTCAGACGCGTGCACTCATTTGTTAGAAGGAAACCAGTCGGACAAAGACCAGGGATTCCCAGAGAGGAGCAGAGAGGAGAGGGAAGTGGCCGAACATCTGGCCAAGGGGTTTTGGTCTGACTTGTGCCAGTCTCAGTCTCAGACTCTTCCCTCTTTAGACTCTGTGGACCAAAGCAATCCGGACAAAGCCTCGGAATTTCATTGGCTGAAACAGCTGGACCTCAGCTCCAATCCGTCGGACTGTCCCTTCCTCCGGGAACTTGGCACAGGTGACGACCCGCACTCCCGCACCGACACGCTGTCGCAGTCAGAGAAGAGCCCGTGCGTGTCCTCCCTCCACTCGGGCGAGGAGTCCGACGTGGACACAGATGGAGATACAGAAGCGAACAACAGGAGAGCTGCAGAG ATTCAGCTTCCATTCCCGGTGGAGCACATCTCGGCGCTGAGCCGCAGTGCCTTCCAGCAGCTTCTCAAGCACAATCACATGACCCCGGAGCAACTGGAGTTTGTCCACGACATCCGTCGGCGCTGTAAGAACCGCGCGGCGGCGCAGCGGTGCAGGAAGAGGAAGATGGAAAGCATACACCAGCTAGATGGGGAAATCAAAATTTTA AAATGTGAGAAAGAGAAGCTTCTTCAGGAGCGAGCGGACCTGGAGCAGAACCTGGAGGAGAGCCGTCAGAGTCTGTGCAGCTTGTGCAAAAGCCTGGAGTTGACTCCGGACCAGGACCACCTGCAGGTCCTGGCCAAGCTCTCCGCTCCGGATGTCCCCACCTGGCCGCAGCGTGCCCATGACCAGAAGTAA